From Jeotgalibaca dankookensis, one genomic window encodes:
- a CDS encoding DUF2254 domain-containing protein has protein sequence MWQAFKLVFEEKKIWVTLGGSVLFSFVLAMGVILLDTRFILTLDYFPSFLLTSVNLAKSILSLLAGSLFSVATFTFATMLSVISFYSSNFSPRTVENFLLHKTSMQTLGIFLGGFIYCLSSLFFMRSSEDEYLVISATIALFYALACVFYFIKFVYNVSTSVQLNKLVDRLYEEADGVFNETIKYFKDMPTYDHLPQIEMLHWYNLHANKSGYVEHVNFNRLLDLSKEYEGVLILNFRVGEFISHNQPLAVLHTNKKIDNIGNLQESMNQCFTFETEPSTMFDPNFARQKLIEIALRAVSPGINDPNTAIHILRYKALLDVKFARLPGRFVLISDGDKDSFEQEGGVFYDFNNFSKDLYQSNWQLIHYMKTDISGVVALLDSVLMIAYGAEQKKLGYLKDYSYYLCNLTTPNFTEDWDIQNIKERQERILAINVDEEK, from the coding sequence ATGTGGCAAGCCTTTAAACTTGTTTTTGAAGAAAAAAAGATATGGGTCACACTAGGTGGGAGCGTGCTCTTTTCTTTTGTATTAGCTATGGGTGTTATTCTTCTAGATACACGCTTTATTTTAACATTGGACTATTTTCCTTCCTTCCTACTAACCAGTGTTAACCTAGCCAAGTCCATATTAAGTCTGCTAGCAGGTTCACTATTCTCGGTAGCGACATTTACCTTTGCAACAATGTTATCCGTTATTTCATTTTATTCTTCAAATTTTAGCCCGCGGACTGTTGAAAATTTTCTTTTGCATAAAACTTCTATGCAGACGCTAGGTATCTTTTTAGGAGGATTTATTTATTGTCTATCATCTCTCTTCTTTATGCGTAGTTCTGAAGATGAATATTTAGTTATTTCGGCAACTATTGCTCTTTTTTACGCACTAGCATGTGTTTTTTATTTTATTAAGTTTGTCTACAATGTTTCTACTTCAGTACAGTTAAATAAACTGGTTGATCGACTATATGAAGAAGCAGACGGTGTTTTTAATGAAACCATCAAATACTTCAAAGACATGCCAACATACGATCATCTTCCCCAGATAGAAATGCTTCACTGGTACAATCTTCATGCTAATAAAAGTGGTTATGTTGAGCATGTTAACTTTAATCGGCTTTTAGATCTTAGCAAAGAATATGAAGGTGTATTAATTCTAAACTTTAGAGTGGGTGAATTTATTTCGCACAATCAGCCGTTAGCAGTATTACACACGAACAAAAAAATAGACAATATCGGTAATTTACAAGAATCTATGAATCAATGTTTTACTTTTGAAACAGAGCCTTCAACCATGTTTGATCCGAATTTTGCGCGTCAGAAATTAATTGAGATTGCCCTTCGAGCTGTTTCGCCGGGTATTAATGACCCCAATACTGCTATCCACATATTACGGTATAAAGCGCTTTTGGACGTTAAATTTGCACGTTTACCAGGACGGTTTGTTTTAATAAGTGATGGCGATAAAGATTCTTTTGAGCAAGAGGGTGGCGTATTCTATGATTTTAATAACTTTTCCAAAGATCTATATCAAAGTAACTGGCAATTAATCCATTATATGAAGACAGATATTTCGGGTGTAGTAGCTCTCTTAGACTCTGTATTGATGATTGCTTACGGAGCTGAACAAAAGAAATTAGGCTATCTTAAAGATTATAGTTATTACCTTTGTAACTTAACAACCCCAAACTTCACAGAAGACTGGGATAT